CAAATTCTTTCCCAGCACCATTCCAGGCATGAAGTCCATCTTCTTAAACATATTTGCCGCTTTAAGGTCCATGAAGTCCTGGTAGAAGACATCAACTTGAAATCTCATTTGGGCCTCAATCTCTTAGCGGCTTCTTGAATAACCGAGACAACCTTGCACACTATCAGCATTGATGGTGGTTATCTCTTCTTTATGAAGGAATTTGACCTTTTAGTGCACAGTAAAAGGAAGTCCTCCTAGGGCATGAAACTatggcctacctaataacaaaGCAAAGGCTGCTGGGATGTCCAGGATAGTGAATTTTCGACCCAGGATTCGATGGGATCCATTTTTACTAGTGCAAAAAATGTCCCTCTTGGTCTCACTGTAAGCTCTTATAATCATGTCTGACGGCTTTAGGTCTTTCAGAGTCATCCTCAGTTTAAGAAGTATGCAATGACAAACATTAACGACTAATCCATCATCTACCATCATACATGGGGTCCTCTTCCCTTTCACTTCAACCCCTATGCAGAGAGCCTTGTTATAGTCCCTTCCTTCCAGTGGCAAGCCTTTGTCCGAGAAAGTGATAATCCTAGTGCTTTTGTCAATACTGTTTTGATCATTTCCTCGGAGCTAGCTGCTATGCTTATGGTGACACTGGATAAGGCCTAAATTAGAGCCTTCCTGTGGTCTTATAAACGCATCAATGACTTCTAGATATCAGtcatctttttattctttttcagcTATTCTAACAGCCctctatcttcttcttctagtgCTTTCTCAACCTGCTTTAGCTCTTGTGCGCCATATTCTTACCATCTCCCACTACCTCAGCTTCCTTGTCAGAGTCGTTGTCTGCCCATATATCATTTGCCCTGCTATCTTGAACTTCATACTCATCCCCGGAATTGTACTAGATGTCTATAGATATTACTGAATTCTTCTCACCCTCCTTCAATACCTCTAGAAGGCAAGAGTCACTAGTTGCATGCTAGTCAATGCTATTAGAGCTATAAGGACCAATATAGTGATGTAAGAATAAactattaaatgataaaattaaagataaaaatatacagTTAGGAAAGGTTTTTGAATCCATCTTTGGAGTGGATGTAAAATACACAAATGGTACCACAACTATACCTAACATATCCATTTGGTACTACAActcataaatcaaaattagtaGTACCTTTCCTCCCCCTTAATGAATAAAGTGGCGGTACCTATATATTTTCTACTTGTTTTGCATACTTTTCAGTTATTTTATGCTGATGTAGTAACCAAATTTCTCACTAGATAACTTGTCACATTGCctaatgtttttaatttaacatgTCTAACTGGGATAAATTGATACATTATGCCAGGTGATATGTTATCTCGTGAAAAATTTGGCTGCCACttcaacacaaaataataaaaaacatcGTCTCGTTCATTAATAGGGGGAGAGGTactattaattcttatttatgaATTGCGTTACCAAATGAATACATGAGGCATAATTGGACATCATTTATGCATTTTACTCCTCGTGTGACAATTCCCTAAGGAATCTAGTTATGCTACAAGTAAAAAGTGTCATAGTGAATTGACTCTTTTGACTAGGTTAACATGAAACTCTTATTGGAACTTTGACTTTTCAAAACTCCATGAGATTTGGGAAGAATAAGGAATTGCATCTTTGAGTTTTTTCGAAAAtctctcgatatctagattcaAAATCTGGTGCTTACACTACTCTTAACATACAATAAGGATCTAATTTGGAAGACAAATAGAGATAAAGAAACTACTTTACTTTATGTTGCAAGAAATGGCGGCTATGATGTTGTTAGGTGTTTGCTGATTGTAGATCTTGAGCTATTCGTTTATTACTTCTTTTATCATTGCATTAACCCCAATCCAATTATGTTTCCTAGTCAATCTATAATATTACACTAAGACTAAGATCACAATTTCATCTCTCACAATATTATgctaaaattaacaaaatttctATTTGTATAATTCAACTTAATCtagtttgattaaaataataatttctttgttatatttaataattaattaaataaaagactAAATTGGCCTTTCtcactaaaaaataatagtaaaagtcGGGTAAAAAGCATAAATGATACTATAACTATGTCACCTATATCTATTTGGTACCTCAACTCAatgatcataaaaaaatagtacTGTAAGTCACCATTAATGAATCAGGCAAGGACACCTTTATACTTTCCgactattttttattgatgcGGTAGCTAGATTCTTTCTCTAGCTTTCACGTTACCACTGACCTATACATGATTAATCCTAGTAAGCCTAAAAATCTTAATCCTTCAAATAAGTTGCAAGGTATGAGTTCAAGGTAGAGGAGCTGAGAGAATGTTTAACATCTAATTAGGATTAGTTGTATTTAAATAAGAGCTGATGTGGTAGTTAGTGGAAAAATTTGGTTGCCACATCATTAAATAATGACGGGATACTATAACTTAATTTATTGTTGATCAATTAGGATaccattttttataattattgagCTGAAATACTAAATAAAACAATAGCCGTAGTTATAAAGTCATTTATGCATTTTATCTACAAAATTTTATGGATAAAGTTACTCACCCTTTCTTTCGCACTTTAAGTTTccacataataataataataataattattattataataataataatataggaAAGGAAGAGAAAGTGTGAAGGAAATGGAcattaattaaaagagaaagtgTGAAGGAAATCCACATTAAATTGCCACATCAGCATAATAAACGACATTACATCTTCAAATTGAAAGAAAGGCACAAAGTATGGGTTTTTGCCTTATGTTGAATTGAAAGAGACAATTGAAAACATAAATATGCGTCTCGCTATAAATATGATGGGCAAAAATGAGCCTTTAACTCTATATTAATAATTGCAGAACACTTTTACTCTTTAATACCAAGGTGTTTAAGATAATTgcataaaatcaaacttaacTCGTACAAGATTGTCTATGATCCATTAGACTGGTAGAGTATGCCaagcttgtatttattttaaataattataattttatagagGAATCGAGACCCGTCCGAGGCATAAGGGGCCCTGGCTACGAGGTTTTATGCCAAGTTTGTATCACCCAAACCCTTTTGTTCTCAAATTCCTAATAAAACCCACctctcattttttaatatgaaaaaaatgaaaaattcgTCTTATTCAATATTCTAATTATGAGATTTCCTTTCTCTCACTTCATACCTCGCTATGCACTTTTCTTATAGAGAGAGACTCTTTCACATCTTCTTAATCTAAAATGGCTCGAgagaaaaaatattctttttttaggATATTTCTGAAAACAAATTCCACTTTTATGCACTAAACATgatttctagtttcttttttccacAATCCATTCTgacttaaaaagaataatttaatataaaatatttatttcttaatcaaaaagtttattttaggAAGATTAGAGAAATGAAGGAAATTAGACTCGTAAAACTTTTGTACAATTAAaactttttgaaattttgcaGCCGCCCAAGATTATATGATAGTTGTTTTACCATACTCTATTGTAAGAAaaatcatatgaaaaaattattgaatttaaaataaattatgattgaagagaaaaatatttcaaacaTAGAATTGATGTTGGATATCTGAGTTAGACCtcaaatgaaaaagaatattttctcTTGATAGTAAAGATCTTGAATAGGTCTTTTATGCATCAAGtgaataattacttttatagtgaatgaaaaagaaatgatgatattttattacataGTTGTTGGCttaataaacttttaatgAATAGAAgactcaatttaattttttttttaaatttttacaacTGAAAATACCAATCGATAATTCTATGATGAacagatttatttatttatttctcataaataatgtattaattatgtcatattattttttagtttattcatttgGATGTTACTGCTCAAATggcatatatatttatttagtttttaataatatatgttttaaaatttaataatgaaagctatttcttttggttgttaattataataagagagagtaaaatttaaacttaaaatcttACTCAAATTCTATTATTTGCTCAAGCTTGTAGGTGCCAAGCTATTTCTAAATATACTTCAATTATTCAAATGATTGATTGAATAGTAAGTAAAATTCGTACAATTAGATTATATAACTTTTCTAAGTGTAAAATGGCTATCGTTTAGTACTAGTTAAAGTTGAAGCTTTAATATTGAATTGAATGCAAAAAAGTTAGGAGATCAAACTCTAGTAAATGACATTGTGATCCCGATTTCCATTCACATTTTTAACCagcaaaaagaagagaatacGAGTCTGAAAATTGCCATAGCTATCTAGTCTTATATAGTGGATCAGATAATTCTCACTCGCACTGGAAGTACCAAGTAGCTGGGTGCAAGAGATACTGTTGATGGGAGTAATTGAATGAGAACTTTTGCAGAGGGGCCAAAGGCAAGCCTCCATTGATGACACAGTCATCAAAAGCTAACACTTTAAGAAGCCTGGGATTGACAAGAGCTTGAGGAAAGCTTCCACATTTCAAGTGAATGTTGATAACTGGGCACATAGGACAGCTGTTGTACACTTGCACCATAAATGTTGGAGGGTAACCATAACCCACCTGAGTCTGTTGGATTGCAGGAGCTTTCGTCTCACACTTTGTCCCTAACCCTGAAACCTCACACAacttaattatgtatttttatccGGATGCATgcagaaaaattatatattataggtTGAATGAGTAGTACCGTAGTGAAGAGAGGAACACGCAAGAGATATCCAGAGAAGAAACTTGAAAAGCTGTTGCTGCTCCTGACCTATCTTCATCAGTTTCACTATTGGAGTGTCAAAAATATGAGTCTGTGAGAAAACTACTCACtgctaattatatttatagaatgTAGCCTAGATCATGACTTTGTGGCTGTGAGGAGGAAAGGCATTATCACATGCTGCTGCATGTTGAAAAGTTTGGGGACGAGGATAGCTTAATTAACAGGAGAGTCTCTTCACATGCTTCGTCCTACGGCTACCAAACAAACTACCTTCACATGGCCAAAGTCAGAacctaaatttattttattatttggggGAAAATACGTATAGGTTTCTCAGCTCAGCTCAACTTGTCACCTTATTGTTTACCCGTCAAATAAATCCacagaattaaataatgatgTTACATTCGAGTAAATCGAAACAAAAATGgccataatattttataataaattaccaccacatataattttatcagaTATATAAGAATTgccataaattaaaattataaatttttttttatctttttctttaatttataattttattatcattattttatccTCTTGTAGCTGAGGGATCCAGACATGCTCTACTTGCCTAAGAGATCCCAGCCACAAAATTTGATTGTACTATATTTACCATTCTTAATCCTAAATAATTGACTTCTCTGATTATCCAGACAACCCATGTGAAGAAAATCACGCACACATGTCTCAAACTGTGATATCCTCAGCCTACCTTTTTCCAAGCATCCATCTCTGTCAACCGCTCTCCAAGATTGTCACTCTTTCTTTATACTGAGGAAGTTAGGATGACACATGTGTAGATAGGGGTAGCACTACACAGAATATCGGACATGAtccttttgtttaaatttcatatatatatatatatatatatatatatatatatatatatatatatatattaattatttattgactTGTGTATATAGGAGGATGTATATTTCAACTAAAAGAATTTTCtgtgtataaattttttacgaatttttatgtatttaataatagtattttatCTCATTAAATGTGTGTGATTACcacttaaagataaaataatatacatattttaataagcATTTCtagataataacaaaaatcatGTATTATAATAcgtttatatataaatgaatatatttataattttaaaatttatacagatttttttataataaataatacataaatttaaaatattattaaaaatcaaaattcacatatattttaaaactatattaatttaataaaaagaattgtatactaataatttaaaaaattatataagataaaatataagttGATAAGGTAAAGAATAACAAACATTTTCTGTAATCAACTATTCtactttaagaaattataaaattagacattttaattttaatattataaaatacatttaagtcattatcattatttgtgataa
The Ricinus communis isolate WT05 ecotype wild-type chromosome 1, ASM1957865v1, whole genome shotgun sequence DNA segment above includes these coding regions:
- the LOC8276856 gene encoding uncharacterized protein At1g05835, with protein sequence MKIGQEQQQLFKFLLWISLACSSLHYGLGTKCETKAPAIQQTQVGYGYPPTFMVQVYNSCPMCPVINIHLKCGSFPQALVNPRLLKVLAFDDCVINGGLPLAPLQKFSFNYSHQQYLLHPATWYFQCE